In the genome of Nocardiopsis composta, one region contains:
- a CDS encoding GNAT family N-acetyltransferase, whose protein sequence is MAAPERVGASADVVVTEAEREDVGELWAVQRAAYVDEAQIYGDPFVLPLTESRGQLLRAVDGGAVLLKAVCGGRIVGGARGKAVGSAATVARLFVAPDRRREGIGSALLAAMERRLLAADPPPAAITLATGHGGRAVPELLRAAGYRQTHREALHEHLTLLHFRKEAPAAPAGGPGEPVQERVP, encoded by the coding sequence ATGGCGGCACCGGAACGGGTCGGCGCGTCCGCGGACGTCGTCGTCACCGAGGCAGAGCGGGAGGACGTGGGCGAGCTGTGGGCGGTGCAGCGCGCCGCCTACGTCGACGAGGCGCAGATCTACGGGGACCCGTTCGTCCTGCCGCTCACCGAGAGCCGGGGCCAGCTGCTGCGCGCCGTGGACGGCGGCGCGGTGCTGCTCAAGGCGGTGTGCGGCGGGCGGATCGTGGGCGGGGCGCGGGGCAAGGCGGTGGGCAGCGCGGCCACGGTGGCCAGGCTGTTCGTCGCCCCGGACCGCCGCCGCGAGGGCATCGGCTCGGCGCTGCTGGCCGCGATGGAGCGGCGGCTGCTCGCCGCGGACCCGCCGCCGGCCGCGATCACCCTGGCCACCGGGCACGGCGGCCGCGCCGTGCCGGAGCTGCTGCGCGCCGCCGGCTACCGGCAGACGCACCGCGAGGCGCTGCACGAGCACCTCACCCTGCTGCACTTCCGCAAGGAGGCGCCGGCCGCGCCGGCCGGCGGGCCCGGTGAGCCGGTGCAGGAGCGCGTCCCGTAG
- the nhaA gene encoding Na+/H+ antiporter NhaA, whose translation MNTTSDRHQASPPTAFLRSRGAATLLLLLAAIAGLAWANSPWGDGYEHFWETPVGLDIGGTASSLTLHQWVNDGLMVLFFLAIGLELSRELTLGELRERRVVVVPVCAAVGGVVGPALIYLAFNAGGPGAMGWGIPVGTDTAFALGLISVIGARCPAPLRVFLLTLSIADDILAIAVIALFYTTDLSLPALGASVVLLALIAALRKLRVGRIPAYVVLGIALWAAVFQSGVHPTLAGIVVGVLVTVYPPEETRLLRASETLHAFTLDPGAQRAREAARSLAGAVPPNVRLQLQLDPWVTYLIVPLFALANTGIRVDGPALAEAATSPVTLGIVFGLVVGKTVGVCAGTWIPLRMRWGTLPGGLVWGQVAGGAAICGVGFTMALFITGLAFDDPVLRNDAVIGVIAGSLLSAGLGWLIFKVAWNRGGECAAPDEGAAGDGPPPRLADPVGDTDHVRGPDDAPVTIVEYGDYECPYCGEAHPSVEALLERYPDEVRFAFRHFPLRRIHPNAGPAAIAAEAAAAHGVFWEMHGTLFTNQLALGDRDLVAHAGRLGFYPWQDVPRHEARVARDEASARASGVRGTPAFFINGERYTGRLDTASLSAAVDAALALAAPDRGPLTRPAVSRTGEEHPREGTAAEEDGPEGTDRPRGGG comes from the coding sequence ATGAACACCACCTCCGACCGGCACCAGGCCTCCCCGCCGACCGCCTTCCTGCGCTCGCGGGGCGCGGCGACCCTGCTGCTCCTCCTCGCCGCCATCGCCGGACTGGCCTGGGCGAACTCACCCTGGGGCGACGGCTACGAGCACTTCTGGGAGACCCCGGTCGGCCTGGACATCGGCGGCACGGCCTCCTCCCTCACCCTGCACCAGTGGGTCAACGACGGCCTGATGGTGCTGTTCTTCCTCGCCATCGGCCTGGAGCTGTCCCGCGAACTCACCCTCGGCGAACTGCGCGAACGGCGCGTCGTCGTGGTCCCGGTCTGCGCCGCCGTCGGCGGCGTGGTCGGCCCCGCCCTGATCTACCTGGCGTTCAACGCGGGCGGGCCCGGCGCCATGGGCTGGGGCATCCCGGTCGGCACCGACACCGCGTTCGCCCTCGGCCTGATCTCGGTCATCGGTGCCCGCTGCCCCGCCCCGCTCCGGGTGTTCCTGCTGACCCTGTCCATCGCCGACGACATCCTGGCCATCGCCGTCATCGCACTGTTCTACACCACCGACCTGTCGCTGCCCGCGCTGGGCGCCTCGGTGGTGCTGCTCGCGCTCATCGCGGCGCTGCGCAAACTGCGGGTCGGCCGCATCCCCGCCTACGTCGTCCTCGGCATCGCGCTGTGGGCCGCCGTCTTCCAGAGCGGGGTGCACCCCACCCTCGCCGGGATCGTCGTCGGCGTACTGGTCACCGTCTACCCGCCGGAGGAGACCCGGCTGCTGCGCGCCTCGGAGACCCTGCACGCCTTCACCCTGGACCCCGGGGCGCAGCGGGCCCGGGAGGCCGCCCGGTCGCTGGCCGGCGCGGTGCCGCCCAACGTCCGGCTGCAGCTCCAGCTCGACCCGTGGGTCACCTACCTGATCGTGCCGCTGTTCGCCCTGGCCAACACCGGGATCCGGGTGGACGGCCCGGCGCTCGCCGAGGCCGCCACCTCGCCCGTCACCCTCGGCATCGTGTTCGGCCTGGTGGTCGGCAAGACCGTCGGGGTGTGCGCCGGCACCTGGATCCCGCTGCGGATGCGCTGGGGCACGCTCCCCGGCGGCCTGGTCTGGGGGCAGGTCGCCGGCGGCGCCGCGATCTGCGGCGTCGGCTTCACCATGGCCCTGTTCATCACCGGCCTGGCCTTCGACGACCCGGTGCTGCGCAACGACGCGGTGATCGGGGTGATCGCCGGCTCACTGCTCTCCGCCGGCCTGGGCTGGCTCATCTTCAAGGTGGCCTGGAACCGGGGCGGTGAGTGCGCCGCCCCGGACGAGGGCGCCGCCGGCGACGGGCCGCCGCCGCGGCTCGCCGACCCCGTCGGCGACACCGACCACGTCCGCGGCCCGGACGACGCACCGGTGACCATCGTCGAGTACGGCGACTACGAATGTCCCTACTGCGGCGAGGCCCACCCCTCGGTCGAGGCGCTGCTGGAGCGCTACCCCGACGAGGTGCGGTTCGCCTTCCGGCACTTCCCGCTGCGCCGGATCCACCCCAACGCCGGGCCCGCCGCGATCGCCGCCGAGGCCGCGGCCGCGCACGGCGTCTTCTGGGAGATGCACGGCACGCTCTTCACCAACCAGCTGGCCCTGGGCGACCGGGACCTGGTCGCCCACGCCGGCCGGCTGGGCTTCTACCCCTGGCAGGACGTGCCCCGGCACGAGGCGCGGGTCGCCCGCGACGAGGCCTCCGCCCGCGCCTCCGGGGTCCGCGGCACCCCGGCGTTCTTCATCAACGGCGAGCGGTACACCGGCCGCCTGGACACCGCCTCGCTCAGCGCCGCGGTGGACGCCGCCCTCGCGCTGGCCGCCCCGGACCGCGGCCCGCTGACCCGCCCGGCGGTCTCCCGCACCGGCGAGGAGCACCCCCGGGAGGGCACCGCCGCCGAGGAGGACGGCCCCGAAGGCACCGACCGCCCCCGGGGCGGGGGGTAG
- the rpsA gene encoding 30S ribosomal protein S1 → MTSSTEATSTPQVAVNDIGSEEAFLAAIDETIKYFNDGDIVEGTIVKVDRDEVLLDIGYKTEGVIPSRELSIKHDVDPGEVVAVGDHVEALVLQKEDKEGRLILSKKRAQYERAWGTIEKIKEEDGVVTGTVIEVVKGGLILDIGLRGFLPASLVEMRRVRDLQPYVGRDLEAKIIELDKNRNNVVLSRRAWLEQTQSEVRQTFLNTLQKGQIRKGVVSSIVNFGAFVDLGGVDGLVHVSELSWKHIDHPSEVVEVGQEVTVEVLDVDMERERVSLSLKATQEDPWQQFARTHQIGQVVPGKVTKLVPFGAFVRVEEGIEGLVHISELAERHVEIPEQVVQVGTEIFVKIIDIDLDRRRISLSLKQANESVTPDQEEFDPTLYGMAAEYDEQGNYKYPEGFDAETGEWMEGFEAQRDEWERQYAMAQSRFEAHRKQVEEAQAAEAEAAAAPAPYEGDSDAGSSSGGSSSSSESTGGALASDEALAALREKLAGGGE, encoded by the coding sequence ATGACGAGCAGCACCGAGGCCACCTCGACACCCCAGGTAGCGGTCAACGACATCGGGTCCGAGGAAGCCTTCCTCGCGGCGATCGACGAGACCATCAAGTACTTCAACGACGGTGACATTGTCGAGGGCACCATCGTGAAGGTCGATCGAGACGAGGTCTTGCTCGACATCGGCTACAAGACCGAAGGGGTGATCCCCTCCCGGGAACTGTCGATCAAGCACGACGTCGACCCGGGCGAGGTCGTGGCCGTCGGCGACCACGTCGAAGCCCTGGTCCTCCAGAAGGAGGACAAGGAAGGGCGTCTCATCCTGTCCAAGAAGCGCGCCCAGTACGAGCGCGCCTGGGGCACGATCGAGAAGATCAAGGAAGAGGACGGCGTCGTCACCGGCACCGTCATCGAGGTCGTCAAGGGCGGTCTCATCCTCGACATCGGCCTGCGCGGCTTCCTCCCGGCCTCCCTGGTCGAGATGCGCCGCGTCCGCGACCTGCAGCCCTACGTGGGCCGCGACCTCGAGGCCAAGATCATCGAGCTGGACAAGAACCGCAACAACGTGGTCCTGTCCCGTCGCGCCTGGCTGGAGCAGACCCAGTCGGAGGTCCGCCAGACCTTCCTCAACACCCTGCAGAAGGGCCAGATCCGCAAGGGCGTCGTCTCCTCGATCGTCAACTTCGGTGCGTTCGTGGACCTGGGCGGCGTGGACGGCCTGGTGCACGTCTCCGAGCTGTCCTGGAAGCACATCGACCACCCGAGCGAGGTCGTCGAGGTCGGCCAGGAGGTCACCGTCGAGGTCCTCGACGTCGACATGGAGCGCGAGCGCGTCTCCCTGTCCCTCAAGGCCACCCAGGAAGACCCCTGGCAGCAGTTCGCCCGCACGCACCAGATCGGCCAGGTCGTCCCCGGCAAGGTCACCAAGCTGGTTCCGTTCGGCGCGTTCGTCCGCGTCGAGGAGGGCATCGAGGGCCTGGTGCACATCTCCGAGCTGGCCGAGCGCCACGTGGAGATCCCCGAGCAGGTCGTCCAGGTCGGCACCGAGATCTTCGTCAAGATCATCGACATCGACCTCGACCGCCGCCGGATCAGCCTCTCGCTGAAGCAGGCCAACGAGAGCGTCACGCCGGACCAGGAGGAGTTCGACCCGACCCTCTACGGCATGGCCGCCGAGTACGACGAGCAGGGGAACTACAAGTACCCCGAGGGCTTCGACGCGGAGACCGGCGAGTGGATGGAGGGCTTCGAGGCCCAGCGCGACGAGTGGGAGCGCCAGTACGCCATGGCGCAGTCCCGCTTCGAGGCGCACCGCAAGCAGGTCGAGGAGGCCCAGGCCGCCGAGGCCGAGGCCGCCGCGGCGCCCGCCCCCTACGAGGGCGACTCCGACGCGGGTTCCTCCTCGGGCGGCTCCAGCAGCAGCTCGGAGAGCACCGGCGGCGCGCTGGCCTCCGACGAGGCCCTGGCCGCGCTTCGGGAGAAGCTCGCCGGCGGCGGCGAGTAA
- the coaE gene encoding dephospho-CoA kinase, translated as MLRVGLTGGIGSGKSEVSGRLAALGAVVIDADALAREVVEPGTPGLAEVVEEFGEGVLTAEGALDRPRLGEIVFSDPDRLARLNAIVHPRVGARSEELMAAAPPDAVLVYDVPLLVENGLQELYDVVVVVDAPEEERIRRLTGDRGMPEDQARARIAAQATRRERLAAADVVVDNSGTREELDARVADLWQELRLRAAVKHAEEAADGTPRG; from the coding sequence ATGCTGCGCGTAGGACTGACCGGGGGGATCGGCTCCGGAAAGAGCGAGGTGTCGGGCCGGCTGGCCGCCCTGGGGGCGGTCGTCATCGACGCCGACGCCCTGGCCCGCGAGGTCGTCGAACCGGGGACGCCCGGGCTGGCCGAGGTGGTCGAGGAGTTCGGCGAGGGGGTGCTCACCGCGGAGGGGGCGCTGGACCGGCCCCGCCTCGGCGAGATCGTCTTCTCCGACCCGGACCGGCTGGCCCGGCTCAACGCGATCGTGCACCCGCGGGTGGGGGCGCGCAGCGAGGAGCTGATGGCGGCCGCGCCGCCGGACGCGGTGCTGGTCTACGACGTCCCGCTGCTGGTGGAGAACGGCCTCCAGGAGCTGTACGACGTGGTCGTGGTGGTCGACGCCCCGGAGGAGGAGCGGATCCGGCGGCTCACCGGCGACCGCGGCATGCCCGAGGACCAGGCCCGCGCCCGGATCGCCGCCCAGGCGACCCGCCGGGAGCGCCTGGCCGCGGCCGACGTGGTGGTGGACAACTCCGGTACCCGGGAGGAGCTGGACGCCCGGGTCGCCGACCTCTGGCAGGAGCTGCGGCTGCGCGCCGCGGTCAAGCACGCCGAAGAGGCCGCCGACGGGACGCCCCGGGGCTAG
- a CDS encoding GNAT family N-acetyltransferase, protein MSGYVARVRRGDLPGGGTEFERLMESAARRWASIDPLLPAPPRPRRSGDTLLTVSDEAGRPVAAGTMRYSWYQPGEVGRTWGMPDQHWLTPLVGGPEPGRALDSLLTSWREQLEALPTGTGSESSALLTWPARDVCGVVPLQRHGLQPFSVLAVRRRGRGVPPVLPPRDVVIRLADSGDLTEAVALLMEQHRFEEDFGGVFVQAETAEQTRGVLARALSRRPSWIWVAERRGRLVGLVWVSPPQRARWAAPLVSGASPAHIGYGVVTEDERGAGIGTALVEQAHQALDSNGAEVALLDYSLMNPLSGPFWHRMGYRPLWTTWEARPALALR, encoded by the coding sequence ATGAGCGGCTACGTGGCCCGCGTGCGCCGTGGCGACCTGCCCGGCGGCGGGACCGAGTTCGAGCGGCTGATGGAGTCCGCCGCGCGGCGCTGGGCCTCGATCGACCCGCTGCTGCCCGCGCCGCCGCGCCCCCGGCGCAGCGGCGACACACTGCTGACCGTCTCCGACGAGGCCGGCCGGCCGGTGGCCGCCGGCACCATGCGCTACTCCTGGTACCAGCCCGGAGAGGTCGGCCGCACCTGGGGCATGCCGGACCAGCACTGGCTGACGCCGCTGGTCGGCGGCCCCGAGCCGGGGCGTGCGCTGGACTCGCTGCTCACCAGCTGGCGCGAGCAGCTGGAGGCGCTGCCCACCGGCACCGGGTCGGAGTCCTCTGCGCTGCTCACCTGGCCCGCCCGGGACGTGTGCGGGGTGGTGCCGCTGCAGCGGCACGGCCTGCAGCCCTTCAGCGTGCTCGCGGTCCGGCGGCGCGGCAGGGGCGTCCCCCCGGTGCTGCCGCCGCGCGACGTGGTCATCCGGCTCGCCGACAGCGGCGATCTGACCGAGGCGGTCGCCCTGCTGATGGAGCAGCACCGCTTCGAGGAGGACTTCGGCGGGGTGTTCGTGCAGGCGGAGACCGCCGAGCAGACCCGCGGGGTGCTGGCCCGGGCGCTGTCCCGCCGCCCCTCCTGGATCTGGGTGGCCGAGCGCCGCGGCCGCCTGGTCGGCCTGGTCTGGGTCTCCCCGCCGCAGCGCGCCCGCTGGGCCGCGCCGCTGGTCTCCGGGGCCTCGCCGGCGCACATCGGCTACGGCGTGGTCACCGAGGACGAGCGCGGGGCGGGGATCGGCACCGCCCTGGTGGAGCAGGCACACCAGGCCCTGGACAGCAACGGCGCCGAGGTGGCCCTGCTGGACTACTCCCTGATGAACCCGCTCTCCGGGCCGTTCTGGCACCGGATGGGCTACCGGCCGCTCTGGACCACCTGGGAGGCGCGCCCGGCGCTCGCGCTGCGCTGA
- the uvrB gene encoding excinuclease ABC subunit UvrB gives MRPVSGIQRREASFEVVSDMTPAGDQPAAIAELTRRVQAGDSDTVLLGATGTGKTATVAWLVEQVQRPTLVMQPNKTLAAQFANELREMLPNNAVEYFVSYYDYYQPEAYVPQTDTYIEKDSSINDEVERLRHSATNSLLTRRDTVVVASVSCIYGLGTPQEYVDRMAQLRVGMEVDRDELLRRLVGMQYTRNDIAFTRGTFRVRGDTIEIIPVYEELAVRIEMFGDEIERLMTLHPITGEVLGEDDEVFIFPASHYVAGPERLERAVGQIEEELAERLSELEAQGRLLEAQRLRMRTTYDIEMLRQVGSCSGVENYSRHFDGREPGSAPNTLLDYFPEDFLLVVDESHVTVPQIGGMYEGDASRKRTLVDHGFRLPSALDNRPLKWAEFTERIGQTVYLSATPGSYELERSGGDVVEQVIRPTGLVDPEVVVKPTEGQIDDLVHEIRVRAERDERVLVTTLTKKMAEDLTDYFAELDIRVRYLHSEVDTLRRVELLRELRTGEFDVLVGINLLREGLDLPEVSLVAILDADKEGFLRSETSLIQTIGRAARNVAGQVHMYADRVTDSMRAAIDETNRRREKQLAYNAEHGIDPQPLRKKIADILDSLAREDVDTAELLGSGYRTPPERTPVPGRPGEGGRQDVAGMPRAELASLIQQLDEQMHQAAADLQFELAARLRDEIKELKRELRGMDAAGVE, from the coding sequence ATGCGGCCGGTCAGCGGCATTCAGCGCAGGGAGGCGTCGTTCGAGGTCGTCTCGGACATGACGCCGGCGGGCGACCAGCCGGCGGCGATCGCCGAGCTGACCAGGCGGGTGCAGGCCGGCGACTCCGACACCGTGCTGCTGGGGGCGACCGGTACCGGTAAGACGGCGACCGTGGCCTGGCTGGTGGAGCAGGTGCAGCGGCCCACCCTGGTGATGCAGCCGAACAAGACGCTGGCCGCGCAGTTCGCCAACGAGCTGCGGGAGATGCTGCCGAACAACGCGGTGGAGTACTTCGTCTCCTACTACGACTACTACCAGCCCGAGGCGTACGTCCCGCAGACCGATACCTACATCGAGAAGGACTCCTCGATCAACGACGAGGTGGAGCGGCTCCGGCACTCCGCGACCAACTCCCTGCTCACCCGGCGGGACACGGTGGTCGTCGCCTCGGTGTCCTGCATCTACGGCCTGGGCACCCCGCAGGAGTACGTGGACCGGATGGCGCAGCTGCGGGTCGGCATGGAGGTCGACCGGGACGAGCTGCTGCGCCGCCTGGTCGGGATGCAGTACACCCGGAACGACATCGCGTTCACCCGGGGCACGTTCCGGGTCCGCGGCGACACCATCGAGATCATCCCGGTCTATGAGGAGCTCGCGGTCCGGATCGAGATGTTCGGCGACGAGATCGAGCGGCTGATGACGCTGCACCCGATCACCGGCGAGGTGCTCGGCGAGGACGACGAGGTGTTCATCTTCCCGGCCTCGCACTACGTGGCCGGGCCGGAGCGGCTGGAGCGCGCGGTCGGCCAGATCGAGGAGGAGCTCGCGGAGCGGCTGAGCGAGCTGGAGGCGCAGGGCAGGCTGCTGGAGGCGCAGCGGCTGCGGATGCGCACCACCTACGACATCGAGATGCTCCGCCAGGTCGGCAGCTGCTCGGGGGTGGAGAACTACTCCCGGCACTTCGACGGCCGGGAGCCGGGCAGCGCCCCCAACACCCTGCTGGACTACTTCCCGGAGGACTTCCTGCTGGTCGTGGACGAGTCGCATGTGACGGTCCCGCAGATCGGCGGCATGTACGAGGGTGACGCCTCACGCAAGCGGACCCTGGTCGACCACGGGTTCCGGCTGCCGTCGGCGCTGGACAACCGGCCGCTGAAGTGGGCGGAGTTCACCGAGCGGATCGGGCAGACGGTGTACCTGTCGGCGACCCCGGGCTCCTATGAGCTGGAGCGCAGCGGCGGCGACGTGGTGGAGCAGGTCATCCGGCCCACCGGCCTGGTCGACCCGGAGGTGGTGGTCAAGCCGACCGAGGGGCAGATCGACGACCTGGTGCACGAGATCCGGGTGCGCGCCGAGCGGGACGAGCGGGTGCTGGTCACCACGCTCACCAAGAAGATGGCCGAGGACCTCACCGACTACTTCGCCGAGCTGGACATCCGGGTGCGCTACCTGCACTCCGAGGTGGACACGCTGCGCCGGGTGGAGCTCCTGCGCGAGCTGCGCACCGGCGAGTTCGACGTGCTGGTCGGCATCAACCTGCTGCGCGAGGGCCTGGACCTGCCCGAGGTGTCGCTGGTGGCGATCCTGGACGCGGACAAGGAGGGCTTCCTGCGCTCCGAGACGTCGCTGATCCAGACGATCGGCCGGGCGGCGCGCAACGTCGCCGGCCAGGTGCACATGTACGCCGACCGGGTCACCGACTCGATGCGCGCGGCGATCGACGAGACCAACCGGCGCCGGGAGAAGCAGCTCGCCTACAACGCCGAGCACGGCATCGATCCGCAGCCGCTGCGGAAGAAGATCGCCGACATCCTCGATTCGCTGGCGCGGGAGGACGTGGACACCGCGGAACTGCTCGGTTCGGGGTACCGGACGCCGCCGGAGCGCACCCCGGTGCCGGGCCGGCCGGGGGAGGGCGGCCGGCAGGACGTCGCGGGGATGCCCCGGGCCGAGCTGGCCTCTCTCATCCAGCAGCTGGACGAGCAGATGCATCAGGCCGCCGCGGACCTCCAGTTCGAGCTGGCGGCCCGGTTGCGCGACGAGATCAAGGAGCTCAAGCGGGAGCTCCGCGGAATGGACGCGGCCGGCGTGGAGTGA